Proteins from a genomic interval of Micropterus dolomieu isolate WLL.071019.BEF.003 ecotype Adirondacks linkage group LG16, ASM2129224v1, whole genome shotgun sequence:
- the gxylt1b gene encoding glucoside xylosyltransferase 1, which yields MRRYIRALFLCTVFAVFSGLYVYSKLLYSDVPVGGNGLKRVFNPPRVPGGRRGTVDKTGPQNPHWFNRYIMRQRGQGVAGGGGVHSTPEPPMHLAVVACGERLEETLTMIKSAVLFSIKRLSLHIFAEDQLHASFMEALESWPGFIRSRFNYTVYSISFPSENAAEWKKLFKPCASQRLFLPLILKDVDSIVYVDSDILFLQPVDRLWAFLSRFNSSQLAAMAPEHEEPRIAWYNRFARHPFYGRTGINSGVMLMNMTRMRDMFFKNDMTFVGLRWEELLMPLLQKYKLNITWGDQDLLNIIFHHNPECLLEFPCQWNYRPDHCIYGSNCASAEEDGIYILHGNRGVYHDHKQPAFRAVYEAIRKFSFGADLVTSLLDPLEEELLKTTHTYCGKSHHLFTKRLAHSLANINRKAPLGR from the exons ATGCGGCGTTACATTCGTGCACTATTCTTGTGCACGGTGTTTGCCGTGTTTTCGGGCTTGTATGTTTACAGTAAGCTGCTTTACTCAGACGTGCCGGTCGGAGGAAACGGACTGAAGAGGGTTTTCAACCCACCGAGAGTACCCGGAGGCAGGCGAGGGACGGTGGACAAAACTGGGCCCCAAAACCCACATTGGTTTAATAG GTACATAATGCGTCAGCGTGGTCAGGGGGTGGCGGGTGGTGGCGGCGTTCACAGCACACCCGAACCTCCCATGCACCTGGCCGTGGTGGCCTGCGGGGAGAGGCTGGAGGAGACCCTCACTATGATCAAGTCTGCGGTGCTTTTCAGcatcaaacgcctctccctgcaCATATTCGCTGAAGATCAGCTGCACGCCAGCTTCATGGAAGCC TTGGAGTCGTGGCCTGGTTTTATTCGCTCCAGGTTCAACTACACTGTCTACTCCATCAGCTTCCCCAGCGAGAACGCTGCCGAGTGGAAGAAACTCTTCAAACCCTGCGCTTCTCAGAGGCTCTTTTTACCT CTGATCCTAAAAGACGTGGACTCGATCGTGTATGTCGATTCAGACATCCTCTTCCTGCAACCTGTAGACCGCCTGTGGGCGTTCCTGTCCAGGTTTAATTCCTCCCAGCTGGCTGCTATGGCCCCGGAGCACGAGGAGCCCCGTATCGCCTGGTATAACCGCTTCGCCCGCCACCCTTTCTACGGCAGGACGGGCATCAACTCAGGGGTCATGCTCATGAACATGACAAGGATGAGGGACATGTTCTTTAAG AATGACATGACGTTCGTGGGGCTGCGTTGGGAGGAGCTGCTGATGCCTCTGCTTCAGAAATACAAACTCAACATAACCTGGGGAGACCAGGACCTTCTGAATATAATTTTTCACCACAACCCTG AGTGCTTGCtggagtttccctgccagtggAATTACCGTCCGGATCATTGTATCTATGGCAGTAACTGTGCGTCAGCTGAAGAAGACGGTATTTACATACTACATGGAAACAGAGGAGTTTACCACGACCACAAGCAGCCAGCCTTCAGAGCTGTTTACGAGGCCATACGAAAG TTCTCTTTTGGTGCAGACCTAGTGACTTCCCTGTTGGATCCTCTCGAAGAGGAGCTGCTGAAGacaacacacacttactgtgGAAAGTCCCACCATCTCTTCACCAAGCGGCTGGCACACAGCCTGGCAAACATCAACAGGAAGGCTCCGCTTGGACGGTGA